The Sesamum indicum cultivar Zhongzhi No. 13 linkage group LG6, S_indicum_v1.0, whole genome shotgun sequence genome has a segment encoding these proteins:
- the LOC105163726 gene encoding calmodulin, with the protein MADQLTDDQISEFKEAFSLFDKDGDGSITTKELGTVMRSLGQNPTEAELQDMINEVDADGNGTIDFPEFLNLMARKMKDTDSEEELKEAFRVFDKDQNGFISAAELRHVMTNLGEKLTDEEVDEMIREADMDGDGQINYDEFVKVMMAK; encoded by the exons ATGGCGGATCAGCTAACTGACGATCAGATCTCAGAATTCAAGGAAGCATTTTCTCTATTCGACAAGGATGGCGATG GTTCCATCACCACCAAGGAGTTGGGGACGGTGATGCGCTCTCTGGGACAGAATCCAACAGAAGCTGAACTTCAGGACATGATCAATGAGGTCGATGCTGATGGCAATGGGACAATCGATTTCCCTGAGTTCCTCAACCTGATGGCAAGGAAGATGAAGGACACCGACTCTGAGGAGGAGCTGAAGGAAGCTTTCCGTGTTTTCGACAAGGACCAAAATGGGTTCATTTCGGCAGCTGAGCTGCGCCACGTCATGACCAACCTTGGGGAGAAGCTGACTGACGAGGAGGTCGATGAGATGATCCGTGAGGCTGATATGGATGGCGATGGACAGATCAACTATGATGAGTTCGTCAAGGTGATGATGGCCAAGTGA